A region from the Rosa rugosa chromosome 6, drRosRugo1.1, whole genome shotgun sequence genome encodes:
- the LOC133716114 gene encoding uncharacterized protein LOC133716114: MLQRWSSMVLAKLEGYKDPLKCSNCGQGGHNMKTCQRHLPSKGKKTAAAIDKKRRLNTNGGESSQNMSKKGKKAPMTANELRQKAKEKVEYQRKKMANLRAARLDANKPARGRPPKSSTTSTGPRLVQATSLPASVQGMYNLPGHQETRLQHQQGLHKGSRTIQASS; the protein is encoded by the exons ATGCTTCAAAGGTGGTCATCAATGGTGCTGGCAAAATTGGAAGGATACAAAGATCCCTTAAAGTGTAGCAATTGTGGCCAAGGAGGTCACAATATGAAAACCTGCCAGAGGCATTTGCCAAGTAAGGGAAAGAAGACTGCTGCTGCTATTGATAAGAAGAGGAGGCTTAACACTAATGGAGGAGAAAGTTCCCAAAATATG TCAAAGAAAGGGAAGAAAGCACCCATGACTGCAAATGAGCTGAGGCAAAAAGCCAAGGAGAAGGTTGAGTATCAAAGG AAAAAGATGGCTAACTTGAGGGCAGCAAGGCTTGATGCAAACAAACCTGCAAGAGGAAGGCCTCCAAAGTCTAGTACTACAAGTACAGGACCAAGGCTTGTACAAGCTACATCTCTACCAGCATCAGTTCAAGGCATGTACAACCTTCCAGGGCATCAAGAGACAAGGCTGCAACACCAACAAGGTCTTCACAAAGGATCAAGAACAATTCAG GCTTCCAGCTGA